GTTAACTACCCACAAAGCATCTTTTATGATCTCATGTACCGAAATTTCTTTCGTTTTGACATTTGCCGGTTCAAGAAAAAAAACTTTATTCCCCATTTTAGCTAATTCTATAGCATAATTATGCTTTGACCGACGCATATTACTCCATCTTTCAGGGGAGAGAAGAAAAATTTTTTTATTAATAAAAGAAAAATCGTTCTGCGACATATACTATTGCCAATACTTATATTTTAATAAACTGTCCAATTTTCCGAGCCTTTTCAATACATTCCATTACTGTAATACCATCTTCTATTGTTGCTAATTTTACGTTTCGGTTAAATTCTTTGCCGTTAAAAAAGCAAGCGAGGTTATGCCAAAATGTAACAAATGTATCTTCTGCTTTATCTATTTGTAAATCAATTTTTTTAGATGTATTTGCAATATGGCTTTTAATACTTATTTCATTGGAACCACTTAAAGACAATAAAATTTCGCTTTCATCAGTAACAATTTTCATACTATTCTGCAATACTGCGTGTCTGCTGGTTTTAATGGTGAAAGGGATATTGGCAATACTTCCAAAACAAGTAGAAACAGAATCGATTACCGGATTTGTTTGTACGGCGGCTCCAAAAATGATATTATTTATTTCTATCGGCCCATTCCACAAAGAAAGCAAAGCATCTAAAACATGTACTCCTAAATCCAAAAACACACCACCTCCGGCTTTTTCAGGAAAATCGTAAAAATTTGTTTTTGATTGCCAGTTAAATTTATAGCCTAAGGCTACATCTATATTTTTAATATGAATATTAGGCAGGTAACTTGTTTTAAAAAAATCAAGGTTTTTTTGAAACCTTCTTGGATGAACAATAAAAAAATGCTTAGATGTTTTTATAACTGCATCTCTTACTCTTTCAGCATCGTTTAAAGATATTGTTACAGGCTTTTCACAAACAACATGATGGCCTTTTTCTAACAAGAAAATACTTTGTTCTGCATGTAAAAAATTGGGGGTGGCAACCAGGCAAACATCAATATCTGCCGGTATATCCTTGATTGAATTGGAATACTTACAATTTAATTGTCCGGCATATTTTTGAAGTAGTTGTATATCATTATCTACCAAGAAAGAAATTTCCCAATCACTAATACCTGTTACTGCAGATAAATGATTTTTTTCGAAAATGGCACCACAACCTACTACTGCAAGCCGTAAACTTCTATTTTCCATTTTTATTTAAAACCGGTTTAATTACCTTGTTGTTAATAAGTGTAAATAATATTCCTAGGCCATTGGTGAATGTCCCCAACTTCTCTTTACCCTTTTGATTAAAAGACGTTATGAGATATGAAGATGAAAACAGGCTAGTGTTTGCTTTAATAATACTTATATTATCGTTTAATCCTTGCAATTTTTTAGTAGGTAATAAAAGTGTTTTAAAAAAATCTTTATATAACCTATTCTTGTTAAGCCTTAATGAATTGATCAAGGCGGCATCTATTTCCCATGCATTACCTTCCAATAAATTGTTTTCAGC
The Ferruginibacter albus DNA segment above includes these coding regions:
- a CDS encoding Gfo/Idh/MocA family oxidoreductase: MENRSLRLAVVGCGAIFEKNHLSAVTGISDWEISFLVDNDIQLLQKYAGQLNCKYSNSIKDIPADIDVCLVATPNFLHAEQSIFLLEKGHHVVCEKPVTISLNDAERVRDAVIKTSKHFFIVHPRRFQKNLDFFKTSYLPNIHIKNIDVALGYKFNWQSKTNFYDFPEKAGGGVFLDLGVHVLDALLSLWNGPIEINNIIFGAAVQTNPVIDSVSTCFGSIANIPFTIKTSRHAVLQNSMKIVTDESEILLSLSGSNEISIKSHIANTSKKIDLQIDKAEDTFVTFWHNLACFFNGKEFNRNVKLATIEDGITVMECIEKARKIGQFIKI